Proteins encoded together in one Dehalococcoidales bacterium window:
- a CDS encoding response regulator yields MAEKKRILIVDDEPGIGIVLRVEFSMAGYDVITTTSGAEAIELIRAQAPDVVLLDALMPGVSGADVLNKVRTFSRVPVIVFTGHSDLGKYALKLGANDFITKPFDHDLLLEKVVSVLDSGTPEKKNTGKKEKPHRK; encoded by the coding sequence GATGACGAGCCGGGTATCGGGATAGTCCTCCGGGTCGAGTTCAGCATGGCCGGGTATGATGTCATCACCACCACCAGCGGCGCTGAAGCTATCGAGCTGATACGGGCTCAGGCGCCGGACGTCGTGCTGCTGGATGCCTTGATGCCCGGTGTCAGCGGGGCGGATGTGCTCAATAAGGTACGCACCTTCTCCCGGGTGCCGGTAATCGTCTTTACCGGCCATTCTGACCTGGGTAAGTACGCGTTAAAGCTGGGAGCCAACGATTTCATCACCAAACCGTTCGACCATGACTTGCTCCTGGAAAAAGTGGTGTCCGTCTTGGATTCCGGTACGCCTGAGAAGAAAAACACCGGTAAAAAAGAAAAGCCTCACCGTAAATGA
- a CDS encoding ATP-binding protein, whose product MANITPGENQRQPDHGDEKTGYWESLLDNAAAPAIVWDTDFIITRFNHAFERLTGQNAADVLGKRIDVLIPPEKRDSALREIRRAASRGQGWESEEVQIQHADGSVRTVLWSAAVISAADGQTPAATIAQGLDITERKKVERLKDDFIGMVSHELRTPLTVVTSAINTALDERISPQELRQLLAAADSSAASLGSILDNLLELARYRAERLTLDKKLADVPEIIGQTVAKVHRQYPARHAAVDIPDNLPPALIDSTRLERVIYNLVENAFKYSPRDSEVKVSARQEKDNLLISVSDRGKGMSPEDIKKLFEPFERANATRGTRGMGLGLLVCKHLVEAHGGKIWVESAPGAGTTFLFTIPREKQERHQR is encoded by the coding sequence ATGGCAAATATAACGCCCGGGGAAAACCAACGGCAACCGGACCATGGCGATGAGAAGACAGGCTATTGGGAAAGCCTGCTCGATAATGCCGCCGCGCCGGCTATCGTCTGGGACACGGATTTTATCATTACCCGCTTTAACCACGCCTTCGAGCGGCTTACCGGCCAAAACGCCGCGGATGTACTGGGCAAGCGAATCGATGTCCTGATACCGCCGGAAAAACGGGACAGCGCACTGCGGGAAATCCGCCGCGCGGCGTCAAGGGGACAGGGGTGGGAAAGCGAGGAGGTCCAGATTCAGCACGCGGACGGCTCCGTACGCACCGTTCTCTGGAGCGCCGCCGTAATATCCGCCGCCGACGGCCAGACCCCGGCAGCCACCATCGCCCAGGGGCTGGACATCACCGAACGCAAGAAAGTGGAGCGGCTCAAGGACGACTTCATCGGCATGGTCTCCCACGAGCTGCGCACGCCCCTGACGGTGGTTACCAGCGCCATCAATACCGCCCTGGATGAGCGTATCTCCCCGCAGGAGCTGCGCCAGCTCCTGGCAGCGGCGGACAGCAGCGCCGCATCGCTAGGCAGTATCCTGGACAACCTGCTGGAACTGGCCAGGTACCGCGCCGAACGCCTGACACTGGACAAGAAACTGGCGGACGTGCCGGAAATCATCGGGCAGACCGTGGCTAAAGTGCACCGGCAGTACCCTGCCCGCCACGCCGCGGTGGATATTCCCGATAATCTGCCCCCCGCCCTTATCGACTCCACCCGGCTGGAACGCGTTATCTACAACCTGGTGGAAAATGCCTTTAAATACTCCCCCAGGGACAGCGAGGTGAAAGTCTCCGCCCGGCAGGAAAAGGACAACCTGCTAATCAGCGTCAGCGACCGCGGCAAAGGCATGAGCCCGGAGGATATAAAAAAGCTGTTCGAGCCTTTCGAGAGGGCCAACGCTACCCGCGGCACGCGCGGCATGGGGCTGGGTCTCCTGGTCTGCAAACACCTGGTGGAAGCCCACGGCGGAAAAATATGGGTGGAATCCGCGCCGGGCGCGGGGACCACTTTTCTCTTCACCATCCCCCGGGAAAAGCAGGAACGTCACCAGAGATAA
- a CDS encoding DUF5305 family protein, whose translation MKIALPVISLVLLIASIFGACKAYSLPTETYVTGEVSVLDYRHQGEFDYLVSLKPSNLYGPVPQETPPLPEVMKYPSDNINRINVAFNYRFIPDMPVANVSAEAEIRAIVEGSGSGERTEIVLVPKTRKTGDFSLTFPLDFSDNATDGLIMLSDNVSGSRIVITAYVYATFDTGAGPVFESFTQSLPLRANGPLLEVDGELHNTIAGNAGALSYEQQGEFSYEVYFKATSPFGPIILTPPTMTPPEPGMPVSMTQNDIILTRLIDTMSMDYAYHLEANKPINQLHESVEINAILENPGKWSKTIQLIPQTDNSGNFSATFPLDLQEYIDFFNSTQSETGVSASARNLTIRVKVHASAITDYGNIDEDFTQSITADLGGDTLTWSDNLTRSQSGSIKTTTVTPQTRKYLGLPVPRARTLYVAAACVFFVLLGFSLFWYFWYQRGRLTANDLKAQQAQQRYKSIIVEVTELPEVKPGETVILLNSLDDLIKTAENLLKPLLHKAEGQQHIYCVFDGNTRYEYHLS comes from the coding sequence ATGAAAATAGCCCTCCCCGTTATCAGTCTGGTATTGCTTATAGCTTCAATCTTCGGAGCCTGCAAGGCCTACAGCCTGCCGACGGAGACCTACGTCACCGGCGAGGTCAGCGTGCTCGATTACCGTCACCAGGGTGAATTCGACTACCTCGTCTCACTGAAGCCTTCCAATCTTTACGGGCCAGTCCCCCAGGAAACGCCTCCCCTGCCGGAAGTAATGAAATACCCCAGCGATAACATCAACCGTATCAACGTAGCCTTCAATTACCGCTTTATACCGGACATGCCGGTGGCCAATGTATCCGCGGAAGCAGAGATCAGGGCAATCGTGGAAGGGAGCGGTTCCGGGGAGAGAACGGAAATAGTCCTGGTGCCGAAAACGCGGAAAACAGGAGATTTCTCCCTGACGTTCCCCCTGGATTTCAGCGATAATGCCACGGACGGGCTTATCATGCTGAGCGACAACGTTTCCGGGAGCAGGATAGTCATCACCGCTTATGTTTACGCCACCTTCGATACGGGGGCGGGGCCGGTCTTCGAGAGCTTTACCCAGAGCCTGCCGCTGCGGGCGAACGGGCCGCTGCTCGAAGTGGACGGGGAGCTGCACAATACCATCGCGGGGAACGCCGGCGCCCTGAGCTACGAGCAGCAAGGAGAATTCAGCTACGAGGTATACTTTAAAGCGACATCTCCCTTCGGGCCGATAATCCTGACGCCGCCCACGATGACGCCGCCGGAACCCGGCATGCCGGTCAGCATGACCCAGAACGATATCATCCTCACCCGGCTGATAGACACCATGAGCATGGACTACGCCTATCACCTGGAAGCCAATAAACCCATCAATCAGCTGCACGAGAGTGTGGAAATCAACGCCATCCTGGAGAACCCGGGGAAATGGTCGAAGACCATCCAACTAATACCACAGACCGATAACAGCGGCAATTTCTCCGCCACCTTCCCACTCGACTTGCAGGAGTACATCGATTTCTTTAACAGCACGCAAAGCGAAACGGGGGTATCCGCCTCCGCGCGCAACCTGACCATCAGGGTGAAGGTACACGCCTCGGCGATTACGGACTACGGCAACATAGATGAAGATTTCACCCAGAGCATCACCGCGGACCTGGGGGGAGATACGCTCACCTGGAGCGATAATTTGACCAGGTCACAGTCCGGTTCTATCAAAACCACTACCGTGACGCCGCAGACCAGGAAATACCTGGGACTGCCCGTACCGAGGGCCAGAACGCTATACGTGGCAGCCGCCTGCGTATTCTTTGTTTTGCTGGGCTTTTCCCTGTTCTGGTATTTCTGGTACCAGCGGGGCAGGCTTACCGCGAACGACCTAAAAGCGCAGCAGGCACAGCAAAGATACAAGAGTATCATCGTCGAGGTAACGGAGCTACCGGAGGTTAAACCGGGCGAAACGGTGATTCTATTGAATTCTCTGGACGACCTCATCAAGACGGCGGAAAACCTGCTCAAGCCGCTGCTGCATAAAGCGGAAGGACAACAACACATTTACTGTGTTTTCGACGGCAATACGCGGTACGAATACCACCTGTCTTAG